In Terriglobia bacterium, the sequence TTTTCATCAGGGCACGGCATGACTCCTCCCGCACCCCGCGGGTCACCTCGACCTGGTGGTTTAACCTTGGATCAGTCGCCAGATGAAACAAGCTATCCACGGCACCCGCTTTCTCGTCGGCGGCGCCGTAAACCAGGCGCCGGATGCGGGCTTGGAGGATGCCTCCTACGCACATGGAACAGGGCTCAATTGTAACATACAGGGTGGCCCCATTCAGTCGATAGTTCCCAAGGCGGCGACAGGCTTCGCGAAGAGCCAGAATCTCGGCATGGGCCGTTGGATCGTTCAAGGTGATGGGACGATTGTGGGCGCCTGATATGACCCGTCCTCCCATTTCGATCACGCATCCAACGGGGACCTCCCCTTCCTTCGCCGCGTTGCGCGCCTCTTCCAGGGCCAATGCCATGAAGAAATCATCGGAGGGAATTTCCACTTCTGGCGACACTGTTGCCTCTCCCTTGCTCCGTGCGATTCGACGGGCCATACGGTATCCTTCTTTCAAGCAATTATAGCACTGGGGGAGAAGTTCGAAGTTCTGAAACACCAGTTCAAGGTTCAAAGTTCAAAGTTCAAATCTCGGAGTCCAAAGTCCCAAGTCCAAAGTCCAAAGTTAAAGAACCAGTTCCAAGTTCAAGGTTCAAAGTTCAAAGTCAAAATCCCCAAACCGACCATCAAATATGGTTCTCACTTCTTCTCTGACTTCCGACCTCTGACTTCTGATTTCCGACCTCTGACTTCTGATTTCCGGCTTCTGACTTCTGATTTTCGGCTTCCTGCTTCCGGCCTCTGGCTTCCTTATATTTTCTCGGGCAACTGGCAACCGAGAACTGAGAACCGACAACTGCCTT encodes:
- the tadA gene encoding tRNA adenosine(34) deaminase TadA, with translation MARRIARSKGEATVSPEVEIPSDDFFMALALEEARNAAKEGEVPVGCVIEMGGRVISGAHNRPITLNDPTAHAEILALREACRRLGNYRLNGATLYVTIEPCSMCVGGILQARIRRLVYGAADEKAGAVDSLFHLATDPRLNHQVEVTRGVREESCRALMKNFFAGKRS